TGAGAGGAATGCCAAATTTCTCCTAAGATATAAATATCTTCCTTCGCTTCGGTACAAACATCATGGAATTTTCGCCAGAAACGATGATCTACTTCGTTGGCGACATCTAAACGCCAGGCATCGATATCGAATTCTTCGATCCAGTAACGAGCGATTTTCAATAAATAGTCTTGTACATCTTTGTTTGCTGTATTTAATTTTGGCATATGTGGTGTGAAGGCGAATGTATCGTAAGTGATATCATCCGAAAATTCAAAATCAGCAGTTGGTGTATAGGTCACAGGAAATTTATGAATATGGAACCACTGAGCATAAGGTGAATCTTCGCCATTTTTGATCACATCTTGCCATTGTGGTGAAAAATCGCCCATATGATTGAAGACGGCGTCCAGCATCACGCGAATGCCGCGCTTGTGGCACTCTTCTACTAATGTTTTGAATAATTTTTTGTTACCAAAAGCGGAATCGATTTCAAAATAATCGATCGTATCGTATTTATGATTGCTGCTTGCTTGAAAAATCGGGCAGAAATAAAGTCCGTTGATCCCAAGATCAACGAAATGGTCTAAATGGTCTAAAACACCTTGTAGATCTCCGCCGAAAAAATCATCTCTGCTAGGAGAAACAGAACTATCCCATGGCAGTGTCCCTTGGGGATCATTGTTGAGATCGCCGTTAGCAAAACGTTCAGGAAAAATTTGATACCAGATAGTTTCCTTGACCCACTGAGGTGCTTTGAAACGGTCAGCTTCATGAAAATAAGGTAATTTAAAATAGTTATTTGCTGTTTTTAATGTTGCTTCTTGATACGGGAAAAAACCATGATCGCCGTAAAACAGAATGCTTCCATCCATTCCCTCTATTTTAAATGCGTAGCTAAGTCTCCGGTGTAAAGCAGATGTTTCGACGATCCAATAATCGTGTGTGGTTGTTGATAAATATTTTTCCATCGGGATCGTTTGGTTGAACCACTCATGATGATCCAACTGATAAGGGTCTCCGTTGATCAAGGAGACGTGTTTAACATCTTCACGACCAGTTTTTAAACGGATGTGCATTTTATCTAAGGTATATAGATAGGCAAATTCACTTTCGGGTTGATGATGGATTGCGGCAGTATTCATTTTAGTTGTTCCCTCCTACAGTTAACAAAATACATTTTTCAAAAATCACCCATATTATGCCACATAAGAAAAACGTTTTCAATACATTTTTCGCAAACGATTGCATTTTATTTTTTTGAATTACTTTATATAGCGCGCGGAGCTTCATTTCAACATTTTTATTATTAAGAGCGTTTTAATCTTATTTTAAGCTGGCTTATAAAAAGTCGATTCATATCTGATAAATTGTTTTTTCGAATTTTTACACATTTATACTTGACTTTTTACGCAAACGATTGCATAATGCGGATAGATCAATCATTTAAATAATTCCTGGGAGGAACAAAAAGATGAAAAGAAATACGAAAAAGCTTTTAGCATTAGGTGTGACAATGACAGCGGCAGTGGCGATGTTGGCAGCGTGCGGCGGAGGTTCGTCTGATAAAAAAACTTCTGCAGAAAATGAAAACGCTTCTATAAAGCTGTGGGTGGATGTAGCGTTTGTTGATACGTATAAACCTTTAGTCGAAGAATTTGAAAAAGAACATAAAGACTGGAAAGTGACGATCAAACCAAGCGAATCTGCATCGGCGCAAGAAAACTTGAAAAAAGATCCTAGTGCTGCAGCTGACGTATTTATGATGCCTCATGATCAACTAGGGCAAATGGTGGACGCTGGAATTATTTATGCGAACACAAAATATGAAGATAGCGTGAAAGAAAATAGTACTGAAAGTGCAGTGGAAGCTGCTACTTATGACGGTAAATTATATGGATATCCATATGGTGTAGAGTCGCAAATTTTA
This sequence is a window from Enterococcus wangshanyuanii. Protein-coding genes within it:
- a CDS encoding glycoside hydrolase family 13 protein — translated: MNTAAIHHQPESEFAYLYTLDKMHIRLKTGREDVKHVSLINGDPYQLDHHEWFNQTIPMEKYLSTTTHDYWIVETSALHRRLSYAFKIEGMDGSILFYGDHGFFPYQEATLKTANNYFKLPYFHEADRFKAPQWVKETIWYQIFPERFANGDLNNDPQGTLPWDSSVSPSRDDFFGGDLQGVLDHLDHFVDLGINGLYFCPIFQASSNHKYDTIDYFEIDSAFGNKKLFKTLVEECHKRGIRVMLDAVFNHMGDFSPQWQDVIKNGEDSPYAQWFHIHKFPVTYTPTADFEFSDDITYDTFAFTPHMPKLNTANKDVQDYLLKIARYWIEEFDIDAWRLDVANEVDHRFWRKFHDVCTEAKEDIYILGEIWHSSQRWLQGDEFHAVMNYAFTDAILSYFVYQTISLSKLVSELNHQLMLYREQTNQIMFNVLDSHDTPRLLTIAQHNKDLMKQVMAFTYLQKGVPCLYYGDEYAMDGGADPDCRKCMVWEPEQQDQEMYSFVKHLIAFRKEHQTLLSEGKLRWLEVDEQTGTIDFAYEYEGTRLRSIFNTGEQPVYVKKADILFYNRTQRLDQDTIELAPFGFASSLEIIERTDKNGTHQNKRSLVAGNSGLSGLSS